In the Colius striatus isolate bColStr4 chromosome 3, bColStr4.1.hap1, whole genome shotgun sequence genome, gccccagcccagcttgGGGTGAAGGCATTGCCCAGGGCAGCATGGTGGTTTTGCAACCCACATACCCACCCATTCCTACCGGGAGCATCTTCCCTCCCTGCTTGCCCGCAGCCATGCCAACTGTGTTTCCCAGatccagcagctgctcagcaggtACCTGGCCCTGGGGGGCATCTTGACTGGGACCTTGCTTCAGAGAATAGGTGGGAGGAACCTGTGTCTGCTGCAGGAAGAGCAGATTGAGCAAATCCCTCCAGCAGCAATCAGGTAAGCAGCTCTATGAGGAGACTTTCCAGTCCTGCCAGGCCCCTGGGACAGGGGGAGATGagggcagtggggtggcagACTCCCACCTCCCTtttggctctgcagcacagtggAAAGGCCGCATCCTGCTCCCAGTTCCTGCCTGAGCCACCAGCACCACGGGCAGGGACAGACCACCCGTCTCTCCCCGCcaactaaaagggctttagctgTGCTTTGGGGCAGTGCTCTTGGCTCTAACCTGTGactctccctctccccaggaCTGCTGgatatttaaacatttcttcttGCTCTCAAACCAAGAAGGACCTATTCTACAGAAAAGGCCAGGAAGCCTTTGCTGGCCAGGCTGGCATTACCAGGGCATATTACTGCCAGATTTGGCCATACCTGGGTAGGTGTTTCAGCCTTTGCCCTCCTTCCCACAGCAATGGAGGCTGGATACCTCTTCCTCAGCCAGGGGGGTTTAGCCATCCTGAGACATGTCCAACAGTCTCCAGAACCCCTCCAAGAGTCCTGGAAGTCTTTGCACGTGTCTAGGTACCCCAAACACTTTCTTTAGGTGGAGCTCCAGCCAAGGACCTGaaagaaatggcaaaatctGGCATTGCCATAAACATGGACATAGATACCTTTCTTGCCCTGAATCCTGATGAGCTGCAGGTATGTGCCCAGTATGCCACTGCTCTTCTCCCTGCTGAAGGGCAGGGTCAGTTGAGGCTGAGTGGTGAGGTTTGAGGCTACAGCCTCTCATCAGATCACCAAGtctttttaccttttaaatCTGGAAGTTGCCACTTGCTCTGCAGTCTCCTTAGAAAGATACTTTGTGGCAATGCCAGAATGGGGATGAACAAAGATGTTGTTGTACATGTATTGCAGAAACTCGGTGTCATGGATGTGAAAAATTTGCTTGGAGAAAACCTCCCCTACCTGAAGGAAGCTGAAAATGAGACCTCGGTGATGCAATGGGTGAAGAGACAGtcccagcaggagctggacTGTATCCTGGGAATCAGCCTGCAAGGGGGAACAGAGGAGCCCAGCCCCATAGGGATGACCACCCCTCCTCACCCCACCACCTTGGCCAGTATCACGCCCACGGCCACCACTCCCACCCCTATTGCCATTAGCAGCCACCCAACCACTAATTCCAGTACGGGCCTCCCCAGGGTCTCCAGCACAAGCACTGCCAACCTGACCCCCCCGAAGAGCCCTCCCCCAGGCACCTCCACCGCTGCCACCTCCGCTGCCCGACCTGCTCCGACCAACGGCTCCCTCGCCCCCTGCTCCActcagcagcctgctgtctCAAGCAGGGCCACCCCCTCCACCATCACCCTCCTCACCACCCTCCTTGCCTCTGTCAACCCCAACACCACCTCCCCCAGCTCCGTCCCACCCCCTCCTCTCACACATGGGGCCGCCACCACCACTAGCATTGTTACTAACTCATCTGTGGCCTCCCACAACACCAGCACTCCACTGGTGTCCGTGAACCCCCCAGCACCTGGGGTTACCACCCATGctactcctgacacccataacACCATCACCCCCAGCAACCACAACGCTCTCAGCACCCATGTCCCTAACTCCACTCTTGCCCCAGCTGCCACAAAGATAAACACCCCTACCCATAAGCCCACCCCGATTCCCAACTCCACCGTCTCCACCCAAAAGAGCCTTGTCTCCTCAACAGCCAAGACTACAACGTTGGCTTGCAAGACCGGTGCCTCTACGGCATTTTCTGGTCCCCCTTCCACCACCATCAGCAGTGAGACCACTAAGGAGACACCCATGGGTGTGCCAGAGACACTGAGACCGACACTTGAGCCTGAAGCTGGTAAGGTGTGAAGGTTCAGAGTTGGGGAAAGTGTGTGAACTGATGGCAAGGCAGAAATCCTCACCAAACACAGGACCTGATCCATCTTGTTCATGGCCAGACTCAATACAAGTGTGCTGCTGTCCACAAGAAACCCAAGGAGTTACTGGCTGGACAGGCAGCAACGTGTCTCTGTAGGGCATTACAGCTCCTGGAGCTGGAGCACACTGCCCTCCTGCTTTCCCCTGGGATGGAGATAATCCTCTTCTGAGTACAGCAgcgcttagttgctggctggggttaaaccatgacaggattGCACGTGCTCTCAAGTCTGGCAATGCACACGTTAAGACATCCCACCTCCTTCTGAGCACACTgtacccctcagctgccctgcaGAAAGTGGGAGTAACTCCCACCATGCCAGCACCCCATGCTAGTTTTCACAAGGCAAGGGCACGGCCTCCCTACTTGAGCTGCACAGGGTGTTCCTGACTCTGCATCACTGTAAAGGCACTGACATTTGGAGTCCTTTAACCTGAAAGAGCTACAGCTGTAGCTTTAATGACTCCAACAGATCTGCTCCTGCTTTATGCTGGTGAAGGTAAGACTCAGTCCTGCTGACCACTTGCAGGCAGGTGACACATAACTAGGATGCAGGTCAGTGCCCGAGGTGCAGGTATGGGCAATGCCACAGAGAGCAGAAAAGCGTTGTTCAGACACAGGTGACCCTCTGCGTACCCGAATCCCAAAACATCCCTGCTACCTGTTTGGCACTATGAGGTCAGTAGTAGGACTcaatcatcttaaaggtcttttccaaccacagcAGTTCTGATTCTATGCCCTGAGAGCTTGTGTGGATCATTTGCCTAGATAACCCCCATCTTTCTCATGTGTCTCCACACAGGATCAGGCTCCAGgctctcctcctgcctgctgcccatgCTGCCCATAGTCCTGGGGAGCTCACTGCTGCGTGCACTGCTCTGACACCTCCAGCACCTGGACCCTCCTTCCACCCTCACCATCCTGCAAGCAGTGCCAGCCCGTTCTCTGCCAAAAGCAGAAacccagggaaggagcagcatTTGTCTATTTGGTACCAGCACGTA is a window encoding:
- the LOC133625099 gene encoding mesothelin-like protein yields the protein MVQAAPAAVALCLRFSTDLMKAAMAALIIGAVFCATEQHTDLGALVCDMEPETITASDPSILENLKLCPALTGTQQDALNAVLLKGGTMYGDPSSWNLQTLQNLGPLLLALNQTTLSLVAEAVREAFGRSIVTTYDSQERSQREKSLTLLRAFAALSASAHPRLRRSAEGRMDAPSLPTGCQPITNSTVSDPFLIINYNSEQFNLCLSDEVLKANLKPLLEQPLPIEFLQVMKEKLDQIYPLGMPEAQLKLLGQLSRLYTAEEISQWMVTCSDTLLALLDPSDGNWEDVQIQQLLSRYLALGGILTGTLLQRIGGRNLCLLQEEQIEQIPPAAIRTAGYLNISSCSQTKKDLFYRKGQEAFAGQAGITRAYYCQIWPYLGGAPAKDLKEMAKSGIAINMDIDTFLALNPDELQKLGVMDVKNLLGENLPYLKEAENETSVMQWVKRQSQQELDCILGISLQGGTEEPSPIGMTTPPHPTTLASITPTATTPTPIAISSHPTTNSSTGLPRVSSTSTANLTPPKSPPPGTSTAATSAARPAPTNGSLAPCSTQQPAVSSRATPSTITLLTTLLASVNPNTTSPSSVPPPPLTHGAATTTSIVTNSSVASHNTSTPLVCHKDKHPYP